In Aegilops tauschii subsp. strangulata cultivar AL8/78 chromosome 3, Aet v6.0, whole genome shotgun sequence, one genomic interval encodes:
- the LOC109739545 gene encoding peroxidase 12 yields MAPRAAAAVAVVALVCAVQSSLSGAAVPGLSPGFYKTTCPGLEQIVNAQVTATFNKDQGVAPALLRVLFHDCFTQGCDASVLIKGRGTEQIPGGANGTLRRVALDLIDRIHREAQAACGRVVSCADVTVLATRDALFKAGGPRFNVDLGRLDSFAPAPDRVNDLPSPFVGADKHIEAFKARKLSADDLVSLSGAHTFGVAHCGVIPPRGTHSMDPQLAKQLQEKCTKPTATTTQDLDVLTPHVFDNKYYVGLTQKKGMFLSDQSLIDHPLTKNLALAFSKNQTAFFIEFGKSMTKMTEMGVITSKLQGEVRADCTVAGKPPRIEAATAADQGFTADM; encoded by the exons ATGGCGCCCAGAGCAGCTGCGGCCGTGGCCGTCGTGGCCTTGGTCTGCGCAGTGCAGTCGTCCCTCTCAGGGGCAGCCGTCCCGGGTCTGTCCCCTGGCTTCTACAAGACGACCTGCCCAGGGCTGGAGCAAATCGTGAACGCCCAAGTGACGGCGACCTTCAACAAAGACCAAGGTGTCGCTCCCGCCCTCCTGCGCGTCCTCTTCCACGACTGCTTTACGCAG GGCTGCGACGCGTCGGTGCTCATCAAAGGCCGCGGCACCGAGCAGATCCCCGGCGGAGCCAACGGGACTCTCCGCCGCGTGGCTCTGGACCTCATCGATCGCATCCACCGCGAGGCCCAAGCTGCCTGCGGTCGGGTGGTCTCATGCGCCGACGTTACCGTGCTCGCTACCCGCGACGCGCTGTTCAAGGCCGGCGGTCCCCGTTTCAACGTCGACCTGGGCCGGCTTGACTCGTTCGCCCCGGCGCCAGATAGGGTTAACGACCTGCCCTCGCCATTCGTCGGCGCGGACAAGCACATCGAGGCCTTCAAGGCCCGCAAACTCAGCGCCGATGACCTGGTTTCCCTCTCCGGCGCGCACACCTTCGGTGTGGCCCACTGCGGGGTCATCCCACCCCGGGGCACCCATTCCATGGATCCCCAGCTCGCCAAGCAGCTACAGGAGAAATGCACCAAACCCACGGCAACAACCACGCAAGACCTCGACGTCCTCACGCCGCACGTCTTCGACAACAAGTACTACGTGGGCCTGACCCAGAAGAAGGGGATGTTCCTGTCCGACCAGTCGCTCATCGACCACCCGCTCACCAAGAACCTCGCCCTCGCCTTCTCCAAGAACCAGACAGCCTTCTTCATCGAGTTCGGCAAGTCGATGACCAAGATGACCGAGATGGGTGTGATCACCAGCAAGCTGCAGGGCGAGGTCCGGGCCGACTGCACCGTCGCAGGGAAGCCCCCCCGCATCGaggccgccaccgccgccgaccAGGGGTTCACGGCCGACATGTAA